ACCAATAAGATTAAATGTCATCtatacaataatttattaagtTACCAATTAATTGCTATGTAAAGTATCGTACAGAAAGAACCATCAGGTGTTACGGAAACTTCAATCCCACTCACTTTCATACACCCGGGGGGTGGCCTAGTGCCACCTGTTCGAGCACTCTAAACGTTCGTTCGGTCATTTTCGCTCAAACAATCTtaacctacacacacacatgctctctctcgcacacacacacacggtcgcAGGATTGCTTTTGTACAAAAAGGAAGGATAGTAGGGTGTGTATGGTATGGTAAAGGTCTCTTCTATACATGTTACAACCGCTTGTTGCTAAGTAACTGGCGCCGCGTGTGCCACACTGTGACTTGTTCCTCTCATTTGCTCTTTGTACAAtctttttatataaaaaaaaaatcggcctGGACCGGTTATATTAGTTTCCGTGGGGGTGGGTGTTTTTTCGAGGATTCTGATgacaatggtggtggtggtggtggtggtggtagtgggcTGTACTGTACATTTGGGGTTGTGTTGGGATGTTGGATGCAGCATAATATGCAGGAAAGCGCACACAGATTGTGAGTTTGGGGTGTTTGCTATctttacaaataaatatcGTTACACGCATATACACGCAACTTGGGGCGGACGTCAGTTTTCAATTGATTTtagaaacaaagaacaaatatCCTAGTGTTGCAAACCTACATGAATCGTGATGAAGGAACAGTTGGCTAAAAGGGAGCTAGTTTTAAAATACGATAAACGCAAAGGATTGCATAATGCTTGACATTAGCATAGAACATACCATGATCGGTCCGAGGCGCTAGTGGTTCAAGTTcgagtgtgatttttttcgaCTGTCGTTTGACATTCAATTTTGTTCGTAGCACTGTTActatttggaagaaaatttcacaaactgCTTCGTATAAAAATTACATCTCGAACCCCTAGACCAGATGCATCAGAACTTTCAGGTTTGGTTCGTACAACAAATTTGATATGGCATCAaattcctccaaaaaaaaaaactataaatgcTAACTGCAAGAATCAATTCTAGATGCTAACCTGTAATCAGTGCGCGTGGATATCGTAGACTATGTAGTGGTGCTGACTTTACCGGATGACCCTGTGCTTTTGCGGTGCACCTGTGCGGTTGCTCATTGACTGACGTGTTGGCTTCTGATCGCCTTCTGAATTTCTCTCTTTGCCTGATTTTGTCACCATTAACTTTTGAAGACCACAAACGAAGCGAAACGGATTGAATCGTgtcgagaacaaaaaaaaactaaaacagtaGATGTTGCTAACAGCGAATATCGATCGAGCTCACCGATCGAGTCGGTATGCAATGCTAGTGATCCCCTATATGCCTATGTGTGCGCTAACTTAGACTTCAGTGACTTAGAAATAGCGCAAATTTCGGTACAACGCACGCACAtctggaaaatggaaagaaacacATTGGAGCCGGGCTGGACGAAACTGGGTAGGGGTTTTCCGGGAAGCAACTCTACCAGGGTGTTGGTTGATTGGTTCGCATTAGTCACATTGGAATGGTAAACtacacacatacccacacacacacatacacgcttaAACGTATGCTCCCTATGCTAAACACACCAAAGCTTTCGCGAGGACGAAAGTATCGCCTCGTTTGTATGGTTTCCGGTCGGTGGTTTTAGTTGGAGGATCGCTTCGTTTCTTTAGGACCTTTCCTTTCCGTAGCCCATCAGTGCCTTAGGAGTGGACGATGTACGTTGATTGGGTTGTAGAAGGAAACGGTATGGACGGGACACATGGGTAGGGTATTGGTAGGGTAGGATTGGTTTGGGTTGTGCGTTGCAGGACGTTGCAATTTAGTAGTAATCTAGATAAAGGAGCAAATTGATCGGATGAGTTTCGGGCCTTCCATCTAGCGGGCAACAACATTCAGCAGTATCGTTAGCATTGTAGCTTGAATTGATAAGGTTAGTACTGCGAAGTACTACAGTCGAGATCACAGAGTTAATGCACACTGACAGAAATAAAAGCGATGAAGCATAGAGAACGTAGATCCATGGGCCAGGTATGCACAGTCTAATCGTTCTAATCGTTTGTTAGTTGATGGCAATCTGAAGAGGGACGGAACTGGCTGAAGAGTTTGTGGCCAGTGTAGCGGGAACGATTCCATAATTGGGCGCATATTTACAAAGAATTCTTCCCACGTACGTTGACTACGGCGCACGCAGGTGTAATGCTTTCGTTTAACGTTGTTCGGGGGGCTTGGATCGAAGTTTCATTTGCCTGAGGTTATTGCTTCAATCTGCATGCGATTAGTATCACCCGAGAAGGTCTCTCGGGTTCAAGCATTCCTAGCTCATTAGGGTTTGGATTAATTGAAAGCCACGGCTTGCACTCtgctgcttgtttgtttgcatttagTTTGACGAGATGTGGATAAAGTGTGGTTATATCTCAGGTGCGCTATGTACATTGTACGCCGTCCCACGGCATTGTGGCGCTTTTCGTTGGATAAACACAAGATCTTAGGAGGGTCACCACGGATTCCCAGTCTCACGACTAAGTTGGTAACGGTGGTTGTGAGAGATGGCGTAGATTTAAGGTTAGCATAGGAAGAAGGCAGCTTATTAGTGGCAGAATAGTAGTGGTAGTttaagtagtagtagtggtagtaatAGTAGCACGACTCAAACAGTAGCATGCCTCCCATTGCGACCCACGGTGTAGTGGCCGGTAAAGCTGGACAATGTTAGTGGGTGAAGGTAGTATTTGCTCTTCTGTCATCTCTAGACAAGGCGCAACCCCCAACTATTATTCGGTCTTACTCTGGGGCGTATTCGGTGGCACGAAACCGTATCCGGAAGCACCGACAATGACTCCGCTCGACTCAACTGGAGCATCAGCGGGTGCGGGCGGGAACACAACAGGTCCTGTAGGAGGAATACAAGGAACAACAGGTGTTAGAATGTTTGTTAGAACTAAATTCGTTTATATTATCTAGTAaagcaaacgacaaaaaaaacccaaaacgaaacgaactcCCAATCCATTACGCCATTCTCTAAACCGAATCAGCTGTCACTCGTTGTTGTGGACTTCACGTTCTGAAATGTTTCCGCAAGAAGGATCGCTCCAATCACACGCTATTTCACGTAAATAAACTCCCGTCTCCATGTATCTACAGCTGTCATCGAGGCAGCACAATCTAAAGCAACGCTAAATTCAACTACCCCTAAATGTCAACTACCGTAACGGTTAACCCATACTTAGCGCCTTGTACGGTGCCGACATGCAAATAACGATCATTTCGTTCGTCGAACCCCGTAATTTAATACGAGATGTtgtatttttctgtttgctctGTTCTGCTCTACAGCTTCTTCTATCGCATACAATCTCCATTCTCCGTCATCGTTGCCCTTTTTCCCGATTAGTTTGTCCAGATCCAAAAATCACACGAATGTTtgacgaaagaagaaaaaacgaaaccggTTGATCTGGGAGGCCTAGGGGGATGGAAAACTAACGTTTCTAACACAACGATTACCACCTCACCACCGAATAGTGTGCCCTCGCTAAAGgtcacagcacacacacaaacaaacacacattatgCTACAGTTTCGTTCTAGTTCAACCACTCTCGTGGGCAAAGCGAGTATGCTTAACCACACTGTACCAGCCTTACCAGCTAGCTACACAACTACTCCCAACATCGGACCACGTAAATCACACTCCAACAATCCTGGGCCCTGTTGCCATATGCAAATTATCGCCCGCAAGCTTATGTCAAACCTTGTTTGAAGTTGATGTGATCGATTCGCTTCCTTCAGCTCAAGCCGCACGAAAGAGAAATCTTTGATCGTTTCGTACTGTTTTCTTCCTGTTGTCCTTAccactgtttttttcttttttcttcttcataatAATAGGACCCACGAACGCTCAAGTTCACGTCAGCATTACCCTTCTGGCTGCCCGGTCCCTTCCCAACATTACCCGTACACCATGCAAATTCAAACCACTCACCTCGGTTCTGTCTTGGATCTCTGACACCAGCGTTCAAAGTACCTGACAATTCCTGTCCACCGAATGCAGTCGGTCCACCAAAGTCACCGGTCAGCGAGGCAAGCCCGAACTGGGCTGTGTGCGGGAAACCGAATCGTTGTCCGGCGACGGTGGCTACGGCCAGGACGATTGCGAAGAAGACAGTGAACTGcagggagaaggaaatagcAAGAAAAGGTTAGTTAAAAACGCATCTTCGTAATACGCTGAAAAGTGGAGCTAAGTACATTCatatatgaaaataaaaaaaaaaacgtaataaTTGAGCAGACGAGTAATGGCGGGCCAAATGATGGGTCTATTATCGGATCCAACTCAGCCGATCAGCTCTGCAGCTCTTGCACGattctcttttgttttattcattcccaagcacaaacaaatgatAAGCGAGCTATCAAATTCAGGTCAAACAAGACCAATCTAATCTACTGCTCGGTGCAACGGTAAGAACGCGAAACTGCAATAATCATTCACCCCCGAGTACAACCAAAATTGCTTGCGGGTTTTCTATTCGTACAACGAACCACTAACTGTCCATTCGAGAACGGCATTTGGCTTGCACAATAcacaatcgaaaaacaaagcaaaacaccaaaaattGCACTGAATAACCAACTGATTCGATGATAAACGTGGTATTTCAACCGATTTTCATCACCGCCCGTTGGATCGTACAAATTATTCGTTTAATTATGCTGCGAAGCTGGACCTGACTGACGGGGCAGTGATCATTGTGTGATGAAACTCATTTAATTAAAGAAAAGTCGTTTATTGTTCCCCTCCTATTATGCTGTACGATCGTTAGCATACCGGTACGATCGAATCAAGATCAATAAAATCGAGGTTGCACTGAGACGATTTCCTGGCAGCCGACCGAAGCTGACCGACCCGAGCTCGGAAAGCTCATTAGGCAATATGATTAATATGCAGTCGAATGCACACCGTCATGCTGCTAATTGATGCTATCCGGCATTAGGTCCCGGAACCCACCCCGATCGGCTAGG
This genomic window from Anopheles maculipalpis chromosome 2RL, idAnoMacuDA_375_x, whole genome shotgun sequence contains:
- the LOC126559473 gene encoding uncharacterized protein LOC126559473 isoform X1, with translation MNLFTVFFAIVLAVATVAGQRFGFPHTAQFGLASLTGDFGGPTAFGGQELSGTLNAGVRDPRQNRGPVVFPPAPADAPVESSGVIVGASGYGFVPPNTPQNVRALYRNLRYF